Proteins found in one Pseudoxanthomonas sp. SL93 genomic segment:
- a CDS encoding response regulator: MSARILVVDDSASMRQMVAFALTSAGYSVDEAEDGQVALGRAQGQKFNAVVTDVNMPNMDGISLIRALRGIPDYKFTPMLMLTTESAADKKAEGKAAGATGWLVKPFNPEQLVATVQKVLG, from the coding sequence ATGAGCGCACGTATTCTGGTAGTGGACGATTCGGCCTCGATGCGACAGATGGTCGCTTTCGCCCTGACTTCGGCGGGTTATTCGGTGGATGAAGCCGAGGACGGCCAGGTCGCGCTGGGACGTGCGCAGGGACAGAAGTTCAATGCGGTGGTCACCGACGTCAACATGCCCAACATGGACGGCATCTCGCTGATCCGTGCGCTGCGCGGCATCCCCGACTACAAGTTCACGCCCATGCTGATGCTGACCACCGAGTCGGCCGCCGACAAGAAGGCCGAAGGCAAGGCCGCCGGCGCCACCGGCTGGCTGGTCAAGCCGTTCAATCCGGAACAGCTGGTCGCCACCGTCCAGAAAGTCCTGGGCTGA
- a CDS encoding chemotaxis protein CheA — MSAVTPEIAADFLIEAQEILDRLGEQLVTLEQDPSDSAQLNAVFRGFHTLKGGAGFLGIQAMVNLCHAAEEALGMVRAGQATLEPHHFDAAQQSLDYLQQMLDAVAASEDPPHAPAALIEQFDVHVTSAPARPAAAIATAPSAGGDMIDDDEFEALLDQLHGGSAPTAKAPAPGSDLISDDEFEALLDNLHGGAPPGAKAVPAPAPARPPAPKAAPAAPAVKPSATKSNGEAEQTIRVDTKRLDAIVNLVGELVLSRNRLKTLRVRIRDEELDRAVSSLDIATARLQTAVMRTRMQPVGKVFSRFPKVARDVARTLQKEVDLELVGAETELDRNLVEALADPLVHLVRNAIDHGIEVPSLREACNKPRQGHVRLSAQQEGDFVTIEIRDDGAGIDPERLRVKALEKGLIDPEAAARLSHDECLQLVFLPGFSTKAEVTDISGRGVGMDVVQSRIRELSGQITIHSDVGRGSRFVIRVPLTLAILPTLLVQAGEPVYALPLARVLEVLHAPATSLRWFDGQAVLDRQSHTLPLVDLRQWLDVEPMVAPLLTIVVLQMGEQRFGLVVDQVRGREEVVIKPLPRAVRGLRGYAGATLIGDGRMALILDVDGLRATA, encoded by the coding sequence ATGTCCGCCGTCACCCCCGAAATCGCAGCCGACTTCCTGATCGAAGCACAGGAAATCCTCGACCGCCTGGGCGAACAGCTGGTCACGCTGGAACAGGATCCGTCCGACAGCGCGCAACTCAACGCGGTGTTCCGCGGCTTCCACACGCTAAAGGGCGGTGCCGGCTTCCTTGGCATCCAGGCCATGGTCAACCTGTGCCACGCCGCCGAAGAAGCACTGGGCATGGTGCGCGCCGGCCAGGCCACGCTGGAACCCCACCACTTCGACGCCGCGCAGCAGTCGCTGGACTACCTGCAGCAGATGCTCGACGCGGTCGCTGCCAGCGAAGACCCGCCGCATGCGCCGGCCGCGCTCATCGAACAGTTCGACGTGCACGTCACCAGCGCGCCGGCCAGGCCGGCCGCCGCCATCGCCACGGCGCCGTCGGCCGGCGGCGACATGATCGACGATGACGAATTCGAAGCCCTGCTGGACCAACTCCACGGCGGCTCGGCGCCCACCGCCAAGGCGCCCGCCCCCGGCAGCGACCTGATCAGCGACGACGAATTCGAAGCGCTGCTGGACAACCTGCATGGCGGTGCGCCGCCCGGCGCCAAGGCAGTGCCTGCCCCGGCGCCCGCACGCCCGCCCGCACCCAAGGCCGCTCCGGCGGCGCCTGCGGTCAAGCCGTCGGCGACCAAATCCAACGGCGAAGCCGAACAGACCATCCGCGTGGACACCAAGCGGCTGGATGCCATCGTCAACCTGGTCGGCGAACTGGTGCTGTCGCGCAACCGCCTGAAGACCCTGCGCGTCCGCATCCGCGACGAAGAACTCGACCGCGCGGTCAGCAGCCTGGACATCGCCACCGCCCGCCTGCAGACGGCGGTGATGCGCACGCGCATGCAGCCGGTGGGCAAGGTGTTCTCGCGCTTCCCGAAGGTCGCGCGCGACGTCGCCCGCACGCTGCAGAAGGAAGTCGACCTGGAACTGGTCGGCGCCGAAACCGAACTCGACCGCAACCTGGTGGAGGCCCTGGCCGATCCGCTGGTGCACCTGGTCCGCAACGCGATCGACCACGGCATCGAAGTGCCCAGCCTGCGCGAAGCCTGCAACAAGCCACGGCAAGGCCACGTGCGTTTGTCCGCGCAGCAGGAAGGCGACTTCGTCACCATCGAGATCCGCGACGACGGCGCCGGCATCGATCCCGAGCGCCTGCGCGTGAAGGCGCTGGAAAAAGGCCTGATCGATCCCGAGGCCGCCGCACGCCTGTCGCATGACGAGTGCCTGCAACTGGTCTTCCTGCCCGGCTTCTCGACCAAGGCGGAAGTCACCGACATCTCCGGCCGAGGCGTGGGCATGGACGTGGTGCAGTCGCGCATCCGCGAATTGAGCGGGCAGATCACCATCCATTCCGACGTCGGCCGCGGCAGCCGTTTCGTCATCCGGGTGCCGTTGACGCTCGCCATCCTGCCCACCCTGCTGGTGCAGGCCGGCGAACCGGTCTACGCGTTGCCGCTGGCGCGCGTGCTGGAAGTGCTGCATGCGCCGGCCACCAGCCTGCGCTGGTTCGACGGCCAGGCCGTGCTGGACCGCCAGTCGCACACGCTGCCGCTGGTGGACCTACGGCAGTGGCTGGACGTGGAACCGATGGTCGCCCCGCTGCTGACCATCGTGGTGCTGCAGATGGGCGAACAGCGCTTCGGCCTGGTCGTGGACCAGGTGCGCGGCCGCGAGGAAGTCGTCATCAAGCCGTTGCCGCGCGCCGTGCGCGGCCTGCGCGGCTACGCCGGCGCCACCCTGATCGGCGATGGCCGCATGGCCCTGATCCTGGACGTGGACGGGCTGCGCGCGACGGCGTGA
- a CDS encoding porin yields the protein MKYLSTLALALMAVHASAHAEEAATKASAWPPKITFANGTELSLGGNLQYDANQFSGTGYNGAQLEDDDAWRRQELGVTLKRKGVYDFGVTFDFQAKTWSDVALRVETKALFGHDAGKLRIGQMKLPLGFEGNTATRAGSFMESALPTQAFYQGRRSGIDWAFERDTYIVNAGYFFESDLQGNNKGDTAAARVAWTPFKQAGNVLHLGVSATRENPDSEVNGLGVTVYPSARWRAKPEASLTAVRLVDSGTLTRVDHIDRSGLEALWIHGAWSVQGEYLHQKTSRELGLPSYSADGAYVFGSWLVTGESRAYSGGNVGNPKPKGKYGALELLARYSRIDLDSDGIAGGKEENWTLGANWYVAQNFKFQANYVKVDAERGAFSASPDVFELRAQMHF from the coding sequence ATGAAGTATCTCTCCACCCTCGCCCTGGCCCTGATGGCCGTCCATGCCAGCGCCCATGCGGAAGAAGCCGCCACCAAGGCAAGCGCCTGGCCGCCGAAGATCACCTTCGCCAACGGCACCGAGCTGAGCCTGGGCGGCAACCTGCAGTACGACGCCAACCAGTTCTCGGGCACCGGCTACAACGGCGCGCAGCTGGAAGACGACGATGCGTGGCGCCGGCAGGAACTCGGCGTGACGCTCAAGCGCAAGGGCGTGTACGACTTCGGCGTGACGTTCGACTTCCAGGCCAAGACCTGGAGCGACGTGGCCCTTCGGGTCGAAACCAAGGCGCTGTTCGGCCATGACGCGGGCAAGCTGCGCATCGGCCAGATGAAACTGCCGCTGGGCTTCGAAGGCAACACCGCCACGCGCGCCGGCAGCTTCATGGAGAGTGCGCTGCCCACGCAGGCGTTCTACCAGGGCCGCCGCAGCGGCATCGACTGGGCGTTTGAGCGCGACACCTACATCGTCAATGCCGGCTATTTCTTCGAATCCGACCTGCAGGGCAACAACAAGGGCGACACGGCCGCCGCGCGCGTGGCATGGACCCCCTTCAAGCAGGCCGGCAACGTGCTGCACCTGGGCGTTTCCGCCACCCGCGAAAATCCCGACAGCGAAGTCAACGGCCTGGGCGTCACGGTCTACCCGAGTGCGCGTTGGCGCGCCAAGCCGGAAGCCTCGCTGACGGCCGTGCGACTGGTGGATTCGGGCACGCTGACGCGCGTGGACCATATCGACCGCAGCGGCCTGGAGGCATTGTGGATCCATGGCGCATGGTCCGTGCAGGGCGAATACCTGCACCAGAAGACCTCGCGCGAGCTGGGCCTGCCCTCGTATTCGGCCGACGGCGCCTATGTGTTCGGCAGCTGGCTGGTGACTGGCGAGTCGCGCGCCTACAGCGGCGGCAACGTCGGCAACCCCAAGCCCAAGGGCAAGTACGGCGCGCTGGAACTGCTCGCCCGCTACAGCCGCATCGACCTGGACAGCGACGGCATCGCCGGCGGCAAGGAAGAGAACTGGACACTGGGCGCCAACTGGTACGTGGCGCAGAACTTCAAGTTCCAGGCCAACTACGTGAAGGTCGACGCCGAACGCGGTGCCTTCTCGGCCAGCCCGGACGTGTTCGAACTGCGCGCGCAGATGCACTTTTGA
- a CDS encoding RNA polymerase sigma factor FliA, whose translation MNTAAAAQYRAVQRSTGTDVVTQHADLVRRIAHHLAARLPASVEVDDLIQAGMIGLLEASRSYDAEQGASFETYASIRIRGSMIDEIRRGDWVPRSVHRRARQAASTVREIEQRTGRAAIATEVAAAMEMPLPEYLRLMEDAARGQVLSLESHIDDHGEPSTSRTGGPSPQQNLERGEFRQQLVQAIGLLPEREQLVLSMYYEQELNLKEIGAVLGVSESRVCQIHGQAMVRLRGRLQVFEKADAGLEED comes from the coding sequence ATGAACACCGCCGCTGCCGCCCAGTACCGCGCGGTGCAACGCAGCACCGGCACCGATGTGGTCACCCAGCATGCCGACCTCGTGCGCCGCATCGCCCACCACCTTGCCGCGCGGCTGCCCGCCAGCGTGGAAGTGGACGACCTGATCCAGGCCGGCATGATCGGCCTGCTGGAGGCCTCGCGCAGCTACGACGCCGAACAGGGCGCCTCGTTCGAAACCTATGCGTCCATCCGCATCCGCGGCTCGATGATCGACGAGATCCGTCGCGGCGACTGGGTACCGCGTTCGGTGCACCGTCGCGCGCGCCAGGCCGCGTCCACCGTGCGCGAGATCGAACAGCGCACCGGGCGCGCCGCCATCGCCACCGAAGTGGCCGCCGCCATGGAGATGCCCCTGCCGGAATACCTGCGGCTGATGGAAGACGCCGCCCGCGGCCAGGTGCTGAGCCTGGAGTCGCACATCGACGACCACGGCGAGCCCAGCACCTCGCGCACCGGCGGACCGTCGCCGCAGCAGAACCTGGAACGCGGCGAGTTCCGGCAGCAACTGGTGCAGGCCATCGGCCTGCTGCCGGAGCGCGAACAGCTGGTGCTGTCGATGTACTACGAGCAGGAGCTGAACCTGAAGGAGATCGGCGCCGTGCTGGGCGTCAGCGAATCGCGCGTCTGCCAGATCCACGGCCAGGCCATGGTCCGCCTGCGCGGCCGCCTGCAGGTCTTCGAGAAGGCCGACGCCGGCCTGGAAGAAGATTGA
- a CDS encoding chemotaxis protein CheA, whose translation MNMDMQRFHATFFEESREGLEAMEAGLLSLEQGSRDGDLINSIFRAAHSIKGGSATFGFDAIAGLTHVLETLLDELRSGQRAVSAPAIDAMLASVDVLRALLAEAEHGTPADPAAVQAIKDRLNAVLTGQAAPAAAAAEAPKGDETPEGWRIGFTPAPSLFMSGNDPLRIIRELEHLAPLEVACRLERLPGFEQLDPLEAYLAWDLGLIGKVPRSAIDDVFAWVVDDCELDIQPMQRNAIPVAAVEAAAQAPVAAATAAGPAAANDGAAAETSIRVSVDKIDGLINLVGELVITQAMLKQVSGLLDPAQCERLFAGLDLLERNTRDLQEAVIGVRMLPVDAVFRRFPRLVRDLSARLGKQVRLRTIGEGTELDKGLIERIADPLVHLVRNSIDHGLELPEARREAGKDETGTITLAASHQGGHIVIEVSDDGRGLNRDRILAKAAERGLAVPENPTDGQVWDLIFQPGFSTAEAVTDLSGRGVGMDVVRRNIQALGGEVQLESASGSGTRVVIRLPLTLAILDGMGVSVGDETLILPLGYVLEALQPQAEDVRTVAGDGRVLRVRGEYLPIVSLNDYYRYGQSDAQDPLVVVVEADGQKLALEVDELIGQQQVVVKNIENNYRRIDGISGATILGDGRVALIVDVGGLVRARRTLQAA comes from the coding sequence ATGAACATGGACATGCAGCGCTTCCACGCCACGTTCTTCGAAGAAAGCCGTGAAGGGCTGGAAGCGATGGAGGCCGGGCTGCTGTCGCTTGAACAGGGCAGCCGCGATGGCGACCTGATCAACTCGATCTTCCGCGCCGCACATTCCATCAAGGGCGGGTCGGCCACGTTCGGCTTCGACGCCATCGCCGGCCTGACCCACGTGCTGGAAACCCTGCTGGACGAACTGCGCAGCGGCCAGCGCGCCGTCAGCGCACCGGCCATCGACGCCATGCTGGCCTCGGTGGACGTGCTGCGCGCCCTGCTTGCGGAAGCCGAACACGGCACGCCGGCGGACCCGGCCGCGGTGCAGGCCATCAAGGACCGATTGAATGCCGTGCTGACCGGTCAGGCAGCACCGGCCGCCGCCGCGGCCGAGGCGCCCAAGGGCGACGAGACGCCCGAAGGCTGGCGCATCGGTTTCACGCCGGCGCCGTCGCTGTTCATGAGCGGCAACGACCCGTTGCGGATCATCCGCGAACTGGAACACCTGGCGCCGCTGGAGGTGGCCTGCAGGCTGGAACGCCTGCCCGGCTTCGAACAGCTGGATCCGCTGGAAGCCTATCTGGCCTGGGACCTGGGCCTGATCGGCAAGGTACCGCGCAGCGCCATCGACGACGTGTTCGCCTGGGTGGTGGACGACTGCGAGCTGGACATCCAGCCGATGCAGCGCAACGCCATTCCGGTCGCTGCCGTCGAAGCCGCGGCACAGGCACCTGTTGCCGCCGCGACCGCCGCCGGCCCCGCCGCCGCCAATGACGGCGCCGCCGCGGAAACCTCCATCCGCGTCAGCGTCGACAAGATCGATGGCCTGATCAACCTGGTCGGTGAACTGGTCATCACCCAGGCCATGCTCAAGCAGGTATCCGGCCTGCTGGATCCCGCGCAGTGCGAGCGCCTGTTCGCCGGCCTGGACCTGCTGGAACGCAACACGCGCGACCTGCAGGAAGCTGTGATCGGCGTGCGCATGCTGCCGGTGGACGCGGTGTTCCGACGCTTCCCGCGCCTGGTCCGCGACCTGTCCGCACGCCTGGGCAAGCAGGTGCGCCTGCGCACGATCGGCGAAGGCACCGAGCTGGACAAGGGCCTGATCGAACGCATCGCCGACCCGCTGGTCCACCTGGTGCGCAACTCCATCGACCATGGCCTGGAACTCCCCGAGGCACGCCGCGAAGCGGGCAAGGACGAAACCGGCACGATCACCCTCGCCGCTTCGCACCAGGGTGGCCACATCGTCATCGAAGTCAGCGACGACGGCCGCGGCCTGAATCGCGACCGCATCCTCGCCAAGGCCGCCGAGCGCGGCCTGGCCGTGCCCGAGAACCCCACCGATGGCCAGGTGTGGGACCTGATCTTCCAGCCCGGCTTCTCCACCGCCGAGGCCGTGACCGATCTCTCCGGTCGTGGCGTGGGCATGGACGTGGTCCGCCGCAACATCCAGGCACTGGGCGGCGAAGTGCAGCTGGAAAGCGCGTCCGGCAGCGGCACGCGCGTGGTCATCCGGCTGCCGCTGACGCTGGCCATCCTGGACGGCATGGGCGTGTCGGTCGGCGACGAAACGCTGATCCTCCCGCTCGGCTACGTGCTCGAAGCCCTGCAGCCGCAGGCCGAGGACGTGCGCACGGTGGCCGGGGACGGCCGCGTGCTGCGCGTGCGCGGCGAATACCTGCCCATCGTGTCGTTGAACGACTACTACCGCTACGGCCAGAGCGACGCGCAGGATCCGCTGGTGGTGGTGGTGGAAGCCGATGGCCAGAAACTTGCACTGGAAGTGGACGAGCTGATCGGCCAGCAGCAGGTGGTGGTCAAGAACATCGAGAACAACTATCGCCGCATCGACGGCATTTCCGGCGCCACCATCCTCGGTGACGGCCGCGTGGCACTGATCGTCGATGTCGGCGGACTGGTGCGCGCACGCAGGACCCTCCAGGCGGCGTGA
- a CDS encoding STAS domain-containing protein: protein MSAVPLGDDLGIEAATDLKQHLAPHLEQHTLVLDAGAVQRIHTASLQVLCSFVRQRQQAGLATDFGATSQSFRDAARLLGVGPQLGLTASDINKDNTQAVENAA from the coding sequence ATGAGCGCAGTGCCCTTGGGTGATGACCTCGGTATCGAGGCCGCCACCGACCTAAAACAGCATCTGGCACCGCACCTGGAGCAGCACACGCTGGTACTGGATGCCGGCGCCGTGCAACGCATCCATACCGCCAGCCTGCAGGTGCTGTGCAGCTTCGTCCGGCAGCGGCAACAGGCGGGCCTGGCCACCGACTTCGGTGCCACCAGCCAGAGCTTCCGCGATGCCGCGCGCCTGCTGGGCGTGGGACCGCAACTGGGCCTGACGGCCTCCGACATCAACAAAGACAACACGCAAGCAGTGGAGAACGCGGCATGA
- a CDS encoding chemotaxis response regulator CheY gives MRILIVDDFSTMRRIIKNLLNDLGYTNTAEAEDGNSALTALGQGNFEFVVTDWNMPGMTGIELLKAIRADDRYKTLPVLMVTAEAKREQIIEAAQNGVNGYIIKPFTAQTLEEKLGKIFERLGAAA, from the coding sequence ATGCGCATCCTGATCGTGGACGACTTCTCCACCATGCGCCGCATCATCAAGAACCTGCTCAACGACCTGGGCTATACCAACACCGCCGAGGCCGAGGACGGCAACAGCGCGCTGACCGCACTGGGCCAGGGCAACTTCGAGTTCGTGGTCACCGACTGGAACATGCCCGGCATGACCGGCATCGAACTGCTGAAGGCCATCCGCGCCGACGACCGCTACAAGACCCTGCCGGTGCTGATGGTCACCGCCGAGGCCAAGCGCGAACAGATCATCGAAGCCGCGCAGAACGGCGTGAACGGCTACATCATCAAGCCGTTCACCGCGCAGACGCTGGAAGAGAAGCTGGGCAAGATCTTCGAACGCCTGGGAGCCGCCGCCTGA
- a CDS encoding flagellar motor protein yields the protein MDIFSLIGLILALVALVGGSILKGAGLSSLWSSAAFVIVILGTIAAILVHTPPPVFKRAMSIMRWVLRPPGSGGDELVGQIVEWSNIARKQGLLGLEPLVNQQDDPFLKKGLQMLVDGVEPESIRHMMEIDLNGQEHQDLAAAKVFEAMGIYAPTLGIIGAVFGLIAVMKNLADPSKLGHGIAAAFTATIYGIASANLFFLPVASKLKSVIGGRSREQEMIIEGLIAIAQGENPRNIEAKLAGFLH from the coding sequence ATGGACATCTTCAGCCTCATTGGACTCATCCTGGCGCTGGTCGCCCTGGTCGGCGGCAGCATCCTCAAGGGCGCGGGCCTGTCGTCGCTGTGGTCATCGGCGGCGTTCGTCATCGTCATCCTGGGCACCATCGCCGCGATCCTGGTGCATACGCCGCCGCCGGTGTTCAAGCGCGCGATGTCGATCATGCGCTGGGTGCTCCGACCGCCGGGCAGCGGCGGCGATGAACTGGTCGGCCAGATCGTCGAATGGAGCAACATCGCGCGCAAGCAGGGCCTGCTGGGGCTGGAGCCGCTGGTAAACCAGCAGGACGACCCGTTCCTGAAGAAAGGCCTGCAGATGCTGGTCGACGGCGTGGAGCCGGAATCGATCCGCCACATGATGGAAATCGACCTCAACGGCCAGGAACACCAGGACCTGGCGGCCGCGAAGGTATTCGAGGCCATGGGCATCTACGCGCCCACGCTGGGCATCATCGGCGCCGTGTTCGGCCTGATCGCGGTGATGAAGAACCTGGCCGACCCCAGCAAGCTGGGCCACGGCATCGCCGCCGCGTTCACCGCGACCATCTACGGCATCGCGTCGGCCAACCTGTTCTTCCTGCCCGTCGCCAGCAAGCTGAAGAGCGTGATCGGTGGCCGCAGCCGCGAACAGGAAATGATCATCGAAGGTCTCATCGCCATCGCCCAGGGCGAGAACCCGCGCAACATCGAGGCCAAGCTGGCCGGCTTCCTGCACTGA
- a CDS encoding protein phosphatase CheZ, with protein sequence MSAVADVAGARAALVEKLQHALDALEQGDEAGWRRELDAIAAWRTQPMMQGLGRLARELAQTLGELPPTDAGELDDACARLDHVVAMTEQASHTTLDLAEQCRGYATQLKGTALSPEQAALVDSIGKGLSDMALAQSYQDLTGQIIRRVAGIVRRVHEGFGALGLPPPEKKNTSDLAGPAVAGLDRNAYSQNDADDLLSGLGL encoded by the coding sequence ATGAGCGCCGTGGCCGATGTCGCCGGCGCACGCGCCGCGCTGGTGGAAAAACTGCAGCACGCGCTGGATGCCCTCGAACAGGGCGACGAAGCCGGCTGGCGTCGCGAACTGGATGCCATCGCCGCCTGGCGCACGCAGCCGATGATGCAGGGCCTGGGCCGCCTGGCCCGCGAACTGGCGCAGACGCTGGGCGAGCTGCCGCCGACCGACGCCGGTGAACTGGACGACGCCTGCGCGCGCCTGGATCACGTGGTCGCCATGACCGAACAGGCCAGCCACACCACCCTGGACTTGGCCGAGCAATGCCGCGGCTATGCGACCCAGCTGAAGGGCACGGCGTTGTCGCCCGAGCAGGCGGCGCTGGTGGACAGCATCGGCAAGGGCCTGTCGGACATGGCGCTGGCACAGAGCTACCAGGACCTCACCGGCCAGATCATCCGCCGCGTCGCCGGCATCGTCCGCCGCGTGCACGAGGGCTTCGGCGCGCTGGGCCTGCCCCCGCCGGAAAAGAAAAACACTTCAGATCTCGCCGGCCCGGCCGTTGCTGGTCTTGACCGCAACGCGTATTCGCAGAACGACGCCGACGACCTGCTCTCCGGGTTGGGGCTGTAG
- a CDS encoding ParA family protein → MRVWAIANQKGGVGKTTTTLALGRGLAMRGYRVLLVDLDPHASLTRAFGVPADPQPAGVLDLFDENPPELARVVRATEIENLGFVAAQTALATLERRSATQPGLGLALSNALTRGGQAHDFVLFDCAPTLGLLMVNALAAADHVIIPTQTEPLALHGLKGMCRTAEMIQRSRRRPLPVSVLPTLHDRRTRTGAETLKAMQDEHGDMVWNDAIPNDTRICSVEVLTHSSPAAQYPGRGLSAYRRALDWLLLTESRVMEQAA, encoded by the coding sequence ATGCGTGTCTGGGCTATCGCCAACCAGAAAGGCGGCGTCGGCAAGACGACCACCACCCTCGCCCTCGGGCGTGGACTGGCCATGCGCGGCTATCGCGTGCTGCTGGTGGACCTGGACCCGCATGCCTCGCTGACCCGTGCCTTCGGCGTGCCGGCGGATCCGCAGCCGGCCGGCGTGCTGGACCTGTTCGACGAGAATCCGCCGGAACTGGCGCGCGTGGTTCGCGCGACGGAAATCGAGAACCTCGGCTTCGTCGCCGCGCAGACCGCGCTGGCCACGCTGGAACGCCGCAGCGCGACGCAGCCGGGCCTGGGCCTGGCGCTGTCCAATGCGCTGACGCGCGGCGGGCAGGCGCATGACTTCGTCCTGTTCGACTGCGCGCCCACGCTGGGCCTGCTGATGGTCAACGCGCTGGCCGCGGCCGACCACGTCATCATCCCCACCCAGACCGAACCGCTGGCGCTGCACGGCCTGAAAGGCATGTGCCGCACCGCCGAGATGATCCAGCGCTCGCGGCGGCGTCCGCTGCCGGTGTCCGTGCTGCCCACGCTGCATGACCGTCGCACGCGCACGGGCGCCGAGACGCTCAAGGCGATGCAGGACGAACACGGCGACATGGTCTGGAACGACGCCATTCCAAATGACACGCGCATCTGCAGCGTCGAAGTGCTGACGCATTCCTCCCCCGCCGCCCAGTATCCCGGTCGCGGCCTGTCGGCCTACCGGCGCGCGCTCGACTGGCTGCTGCTGACCGAATCGCGCGTCATGGAGCAGGCCGCATGA
- a CDS encoding chemotaxis protein CheW, protein MSTPAVMDDYLMDLLGDLGAAQPAPPVAGEAAPATVEVADAALAPSAQAEESVAAEQAAMEAAADAVPAPSVPEAVDAQPAVPVTPPVAAVAPTLAVAPVRPGSEADLITDDEFEALLDQLHGGGAPTAPADVVRTEAPKAPAAAPVIPVAPLAAAPAAPAPRPLPAAAPRAVPPLPMKPYLQAPIDSGERRRATERKTRWLRLRCDQQHYALELLKVQEVVLPATLLPLRGAAHHMLGVMNLRGQVVPVIDMGLYLGRRPVETDANTRVVVLEENGETLGLRVTAVEDVANLTDQQIEPPDNARVGRITNPLFRGVARLNERAVILLDASQLLK, encoded by the coding sequence ATGAGCACGCCCGCCGTGATGGACGACTACCTGATGGACCTGCTCGGCGACCTTGGCGCGGCACAGCCCGCACCGCCCGTCGCCGGCGAGGCCGCGCCGGCCACTGTCGAGGTTGCCGATGCCGCCTTGGCACCTTCGGCGCAGGCGGAAGAATCCGTCGCCGCCGAACAGGCCGCGATGGAGGCGGCAGCGGATGCGGTCCCGGCGCCCAGCGTGCCCGAAGCGGTCGACGCACAGCCCGCCGTGCCGGTAACTCCGCCCGTGGCCGCTGTCGCGCCCACCCTGGCCGTCGCACCGGTGCGTCCGGGCAGCGAAGCCGACCTGATCACCGACGACGAATTCGAAGCGCTCCTCGACCAGCTGCACGGTGGCGGCGCGCCCACCGCACCCGCGGATGTCGTGCGTACGGAGGCACCGAAAGCGCCTGCCGCCGCGCCGGTCATCCCGGTCGCTCCGCTCGCAGCGGCGCCGGCAGCGCCCGCTCCGCGTCCGTTGCCTGCCGCCGCCCCGCGCGCCGTGCCGCCGCTGCCGATGAAACCCTACCTGCAGGCGCCCATCGACAGCGGTGAGCGCCGGCGCGCCACCGAACGCAAGACCCGCTGGCTGCGCCTGCGCTGCGACCAGCAGCACTACGCGCTGGAACTGCTGAAGGTGCAGGAAGTGGTGCTGCCCGCCACCCTGCTGCCGCTGCGTGGCGCCGCGCACCACATGCTCGGCGTCATGAACCTGCGCGGCCAGGTGGTGCCGGTGATCGACATGGGCCTGTACCTGGGCCGTCGTCCGGTGGAAACAGACGCCAACACCCGCGTGGTGGTGCTGGAAGAGAACGGCGAGACCCTCGGCCTGCGCGTCACCGCCGTGGAAGACGTCGCCAACCTGACCGACCAGCAGATCGAACCGCCCGACAACGCCCGCGTCGGCCGCATCACCAATCCGCTGTTCCGAGGGGTGGCGCGCCTCAACGAGCGTGCTGTGATCCTGCTGGATGCGTCGCAACTGCTGAAGTGA